TGGTAAAGTGGATCACACGCCTAGTTACATTGGTCCACTGCCCCCATCTAATAGCGATTGCTTGGTTAACCTTAAAGCCCATCTGATCGCAACTGCTTGGTTAACCTTAAAGCCCATCTGATCTCccctcaaaaaataaaaaattgatCGCAACTCTTTAAAAAAACACCGAAGCTTTATTCATTAGAGATAAATAGTACATCGTTTGTGAGGAGCATTACAATTTCATTTAACGGTTCCTCGAACCAAACAGAAGTCAAAGAAAATCTAGCTAATCTAGCGAGCTCATGAGCTACTTTATTTGCTTCTCTATTACAATGTTCAAATCTAGTAGCAATGAAATCACATGCATAATGAAAACAAATCGTCGAAGATTATTGCTGCCACGCTCGCCGACTGTCCTCCATCCTGCATAGTATCAATCACCTCCATGTTGTCCGAGTTAATAATAAGGCGATTACATCCCGCCCTTTGCGCTAGTGTTAGATCAAACTTGAGGGCTAAAGCTTCCGCCGTCAACACATCCGCGCAATAGTCAATCTTCCCATTCCCTCCAGCAATAAATATGCCTTTGTCATATCTCAGGACCGCCCCTATCATGCCCCTAAGCAGGTCATGGTCAAAAAAAGCATCAATGTTAAGTTTCACAAAACCTCTGGGGGGACAAGACCATCCTCCTTCTTCGTAGAAGCCTTGGGGGACGATGCATTTACGAAGTTTGTGGTAAGGGCTAGAAACCCCATTGAAATCTGAAGTGCATTTTGAGTTTTCTCCTTGTGCACCAACTTCCGTCTTTCCCACCATAAATACCATGCCGAGACAGCAATCATCTCACGCACATTGTGGTAATCCATTATCCTCAAATCTTGGTCCGGAAGTAGTAAGTACTCCAACATTGCCTCTCCAGAATGGTCAATCTCGCAAGCTTTATCAATAATATCGTTCATCCCCAGCCTTTCCCAAACCCCCTTTGCTTTACTACAACGGAAAAGCATATGCTTCGTATCTTCTAAGCCCTCAAAGCAAGTGGGACAAATGGGCGAGACCTTCATATGTCTATTAGCGAGCGTAACCCGGCAGGGGAGTGTTCCATGTAGTGTACGCCATATAAAAAAATTAACTTTTGTCAGACAAGATAACTTCCATATCTTGTTCCAAATAGGGTTAACTGTGGTTCGTCCCATCCCATTAGAGTATTTTAATTTGCTGTCATACTGGTGGTCCCACTTCACGGAATAAGCTGGTCGAATCGAGAACATACCATTTTTCGTATAACTCCAAGCAATGAAATCTGGCATATCATGTTGCGAGAGTGGAACTAAAAGAATCTGTTGTACATCAATGGGCCACATAGTTTGTCTGATTAGGTGTTCATCCCAATTGTTGGAGGCAGGATCAATGAGATCATCTACCTTAGTTAACAGATGTCCCTCCTTAGACGTTACAATTTTTCTAGTGGCATAATTTGGGATCCATGCATCTTCTCAAATGTTAATTTTTTGTTCATTCCCCACTCGCCAAATATGACCTCTTTGGTTAACCTTAAAGCCCAGCTTCACATGATCGGAGTTGTATCCCACATCATGTGGACTTTGATGAATAAAGTTGGCTTTTATATCCCTAAAAAAAGCTAAAAAAAGATGCTAGGCATTTTGCAATATCCTTCTCCCACCCGTCGTCCCGCGCTGGTAGGGCTTGCGCCAACGCATAATCATGTTCTTAAATTATGCGTATCCTTCCGCGGCCGTGTTCCGACGCGGACATCGCCGGCATATGCACTTTCTGCACGACGGCCGTTTCGTCTTCATCGGAGTCGCTTCTAATTTTTACCTGATGATGAAGCGCCTTGACCGAAAATTGTGACAGCCTGACGCGTTTTTTTGGACCTGAACTGCACCAAACAGACCAATGAAATGGAGTGAACACAGACGCGGACCATGGTTGCAACTTGCAACAGCACACGCACGACGTCTTCTCTCGGTAGTACTACACGCTGTATGCATCAATCAAGCATATGATATCAAGGTATCAACCACCCCCAGAGCGTTTTGACCAATAATCAGTAATCATCACGGTCGCAACATGCCTGTTACACCCTAGCACGCACACACACGGCATCACCTACCACCGTCTCCGGCAGAGAGAGAGTTTGACTAGGCCGAGCAGCAGCCACCCGTGTTCACTGGGGTGACGTCGTCCTTGCCACCAACGTCGATGGTCTTGCCCCTGGGCGGCGCGGCGGGGTCGTCGCCAATGTCGAGGGCCTTCTTGCTGACGACGCGGTAGATCTCGCCGAGCACCTCCGTGAAGGCATCCTCCACGTTGGTGGCCTCCAGCGCGGACGTCTCCATGGAGAAGGTGCGGTGGCGCTCCGCGAAGGCCCTGGCCTCCTCGGGCGAGACGGCCCTCAGGTGGCGCAGGTCCGCCTTGTTCCCGACCAGCATCACCACGATGTTGGCGTCCGTGTGGTCGCGGAGCTCCGTCAGCCACCGCTCCGCGTTCTCGAACGTGATGTGGCGCGTCACGTCGTACACCACGAGCGCGCCCACGGCGCCCCGGTAGTACGCGCTGGTGATGGCCCGGTACCTACAGAGAGAAAGAGCCGCGGGTGCAAGTGCAGCGCACGTACGTAAAGTGATTAGCCAACTTGGTACTGGTGTCAATGTGGAAATGCGGTTACAAGCAACCAGAAAGATGCACATTGTATTGCTAAGATAACCCTACTTGCGTAgatcaaaaaaaaaaaaagatacCCCTACTTGCGAAGGACATCTGCAGTTGAGAATGAGTTATTTACAGATTGCTATTGAAATCACAAGCATGGCAACGGGAAAGGAATCATCGCAAGTCCTTGAGTTAGTCAATTACTACTGTATGATCGATCAAGCTAAACTAAACTGAATCGACGGCGAGCGGTGGAAAGAAGAAAGAGGTGGACAGGCAAAGCAGCAATATCTCATACAGGTGGcgggcaaaagagaaagagcaagaGGTGGAGAGTATTGGTACCTTTCTTGGCCGGCGGTGTCCCAGATCTGCGCCTTGACGAGCTTGCCGTCGACGCGGACGGTCTTGGTGGCGAACTCGACGCCGATGGTGGACCTGGTGTCGAGGCTGAACTCGTCCCTGGCGAAGCGCGACAGCAGGTTGGACTTGCCCACGCCGCTGTCCCCGATCAGCACCACCTTGAACAGGTAGTCGTACTCCTCCTCCGCGCGATACGCCACCGCCATCCCCCCTCCCCTCCTGCTTCCTGCTGCTtctgcgccgccgccgctgctcgaTCAACCGATGGTTTCCTACGATTTGATCTGATTTTATCTCCTTCCCCTTCCCGCGCGCCTCTCCTATCCTCTCCCTCTTGAGCTAAATAGAGGCACGATACAAAGGCAACGCGGTGCGGCGCGTCTCGCTTCTTTTCAGCTGGGTTGGTTCGCTTTGGGGAGAAGTGTCTCAGGGAAGGGAAGAAGGGGTCGCCGCGGATGGTGTTGGTTTCGTGGGGGGGTGGTGTGGTGGGGAGGTAGAGAAAGCCAAGCCAGAGATGATGACGACCATCGAGCCGCTCGTTGTCCCGGTCCTGGCTTCGTCTCCGTGACCGACCGGGCATGCATCTCTGTGCATACATGTGTCAACGACTCTCTATCTCACAAAACGATATTAGAAAATTGAATTTGCGAATATAAGCATGTGCCAGCCTTGACCTGGCTTCATGTAGTAGTAGCATTCTCTTTGCTTCTCCTTTCATTTTCGCTCATCACGTTTTGTTAGCTGGGGATGGGTGCAGAGATCCTTCAGGGAAGATTCTCTCAAGGCAGCAACGCAACATTTCGATCAAGCACGGCGCACAAGCTAGTACTATAATATCAGGGGAAGAGTTCTAGGGCAAAACTATCTTTTACTTGTACGGTACAGCCACTAAGAAAACAAAAACACTATGCCTCCTTAGAAGATACGAAAACAATGACAGAAAATACACATGTGCAATAAAATTAAGACAAATCCCGTCACAATAGGAGATACGAGGTTTTTTTCTCATGTTTCGACCAAACTGCACGACGGAGTTTAATCATCCATTATACAGTGCAGAACATTGTCGTCCAAAACCATATGCTGAAAAACTCGTGCTCGGCTGGGCACTATCAGACCAATCTCTCCAATAACAGAAACAATTATCAGTTCTCTTAAGATTTAATAATGTACACAAAAACACATGTTTCTGTTTGTTTTAGGGTAACCAACATATATACAGGGTAGTTTCTAGAGATGCCACTCTAAGAGTTACCTTCCGATCCACCATATGATACACTGTATGTCCAACTGAGTAATTTATAAACATTCTACATTTGAATAGAACGATCAATGTTATGTCTGTACAGTTTTTGGAAGCCGAGTTACTCCCCATCACAACAAGGTGAACAACAAATACAGGTAGCAGAATAGTCTACCGCTTCTTATGTACAAAATTGATCTGAATGTTTGTCGGAAGCAAATAACTGATAAAGATTAATCCTGTTTGTTATCCACTTCTTCTACCCGCAGACAAAGCTGTTGTCTTGCAGATGGGGCATAGGTTCTTTACCGTCAGCCATTGTTTTAAGCACTCCGCGTGGTATCTGTGGCCACAATCCAGGATTCCAACGCAGTCCTCAGCCTTGTACTCCTCCTGCAAGATACACCAAGTGACAGTTCTTTAGAACTAGGAACTGGGAATAGATTGGACGCCAGTGAGCCTGAAACTAGATTCTCCTTCTCCTGTCATGAACCGGGGCTCACAAGGATAAATATCGCCAGTTGGCAATGCTGATCTAGGAAAGGGGTTCTTTTTTTGTTTATAAACTCCCCAGGCGGGTGGCTAAACTCAGGAATGGCTATTTTTTATACGATGCAAACAGTGACACCAGATATATATACAATATGCCTTGGAATAGCCGCCTCCATGGCGTCCTTCATTCTGCTTGGAGGAGAACCCACCAAGCGTATAGCATTCCCTCGCGCGAGGATTATGCTTCACCAACCTGCTAGTCCTTATTATCGAGCAAGGACACCAGAATTTTTACTACAAGTAGAAGAGTTACACAAAGTTCGCGAAATGATCACAAGGGTTTATGCACTAAGAACAGGCAAGCCTTTGTGGATTGGGAGGACAAAGTAGATGGACAGAGTGTAGTACTTCCAGGTTGATTAATTCATCTCAATGTGTCCTCTTTATATTGAGGGCTAATAATCTAAACTATTCGCTGCAAGCCCAAAGCTAAGGGATATCTTATCACTAATGTTCAGGTGAACCATGGAGCAGCGGCTCCACCTTTGGATGCCATCAGATCTATCATAGCGATTCGTGTGCATGGATGACTATTTAAATGACCAGCTATAATGACTCACTAATCACAAAACTACATAAATAAATCACTCATAAAAATCTTGATaagtatgtactccctccattccaataAATAAGGTGCACACACATTTTAAAATTGAACTTTGACCATAAATACGTGCACGCATTTTAAAATtgaactttgaccataaattagACCAACCAAATATGGGTTATACGTCACAAAAATTAAACAGTTGAATTTGTATTCAAAATAAGTTTTCAATGGTATAATTTTGAAGTCATAAAAATATAGTGTATATTGGTataatttatggtcaaagttggaTTTTGGAATGCATGCCCACCTTATTTAGAATGGAGGTGGTAGTGAACTAGCACATATATCACAGGTGGGGCATGCATGCCGCCATGTCACCACCCTGCAAAGTATAAATGTTCACACATATCTCCAGGCAGTTGATTTGAGTTCGACGGTATCCAGAGGTGGAGCAGTGGCTCCATGGTTCTAAAAGAAGCCTCTCCTATCTTACCTCTAGTTGATTAATTCCTAATTTAAATTTTAAATTTTAAATGATACAATTCTACTTAAAAGATACTAAAGGGTTCATATCACTTGATTGGGACCATGGGCCTAGCACATGGGTGACCGATCCCCATGACATCGCCTTTCCAAATCCAATCAATATTTATTGCGAAGAAAAGCATGGGTGGCCATATACCAACTACCACTCCTTAGTAATTTCGTTCTACACGATTATCACCATACATCGGTCCATCTGCTAATAGTAGTTTCCAGCTCAATTTACCGAGGAGTAATCCTAGAGAAATAAGTTATCTTATGGACATAAGCCAAAGGAAGTGGGAACACCATACTGTCTAATAAGAAATAGAGTAACTTTGTTCTAGATGATCATCACCATGCATCAGCGCATTTGCTAATGCTAATTTCCAACTAAATTTactaagtactccctccgttccaaaatagatgactcaactttgtactaaagttagtacaaagttgagtcatctattttggaacggagggagtagtaatccTAGAGAAATAGGTTCTCTTATGGACAGAAAGCTGAAGGAACGTGGGTACACTGTACTGTCAAAATAAGCAACAAACATTTCCCAACATCAACACGACACTACTGCGCAGAGGTGGGTAATATGCTGTAGACGAGGTGGTCCTGCAATACTGCACTAGCCATTGCTCGCTGTAGTATAAGTAGATGCATTATTAGTCATGGCATAAGCTATAGTCATTACTTTAGATCCATAAGTATTAAGTTCAAGCGATCAAGTTCATTAAACATTCAATAGATGTGATGGTGGTTCAACATGAATTTGATGGCTGGTTGACAATTCATTAGTTTGGAACAGCTGAAATTTTACATGACTAAGACAAGGTAACAAACAATATAGTGAAAGGGAAGCACCTGGCATATTATGCAAGCCTCATTCTCTGTGGAAGGTTCAGATGACTGATTAGACACGCAGGTTGCTCCTGGCACATATAAGCTAGTCTTCAACTTATCTACGATGTGACTTTTTGCCAGACCTGTATTGACGTCTCCAATGTGCTCTTCTAATGCTAAAAGCTCCTGTGATAGAAATAAAAGAATAAATCAGAAAAGACATACCGTGTGAGGTGAAGTCACAAAGGCTGAATGAGCTTTATGTACCTCATAGGTCATGCTGTCTATATCTAGACGCATATCTCTATGCTCATCTACTACATTTGACCCCTCATACAACCTCGAAAAATCCATGATTGCACCATGCTGCTGCAGGGCCAACAAATAGTTATATAACTACATGTATATCATTGACATCCTTAACGGAAACAAAAAAAACAGGGACCTCAAGAGGTCTACACTCTAACCAGTTTGCACGCCTGGACTTAAAGTTAATACTATCTGTGACAATTGTAAGTTTGTCACAAGTGAAACGAGTCTGTCTGCACGGATGGATTTGAAATTAAGACCACTTCTGCTTAAAAAATCAGCCAAGAACCTAATCAATCGCATCAAATTAAGGTTATCTGATCATGCAAGTAGTACTCAAGACATGGGTTCAGCTTCTGGTACACAGGGTCCATGAAAGAGATTGCTTACATAAGAAGGTACATGTAACTTTGCAAGGTGTGCATCATGCACATCACCAAGGAAAACATGGTAACATAAAACAAATAAATAGCGGCAGGAAGGACATGAGGTCAAATGCATGAGGTATAATAGTCGTCTTCCCGTTGACCAGAAATAAAAATAACAAGAGGCAATTTCAAATGTGAGAAACATTGTATCCAAGCAAAAGCTTCAGTAGGCCCGAGGCATTCATACAACACAACAAGAATCAACGAATACAATTTCTTGAATCTAATAACCAACACATAGCTTAACACATTTCAATAAGAACTCCCCAAGAATATTAAGAGACTTAACAACAATGCAATGGATAACATTTTTCCAGAACAAGGTAATTGCAAGGCTGGTCACTTCCAGTTCTACATTGAAGGACATCGGCCATTTAGAAATCGGTAAAAAGAATTCCAGTTTGTAAGATTCAAAATACCATAACTTAGCACATAAAACACATTAAGGTATGAATGCACTAAAGCACAAGTCCAAAGACATGCAAGACTCCTATGAGAGTTCCCAACATTCCACAAAAAGGAAAAGAACACACCAGATGTATCACATTAGGCAAATGGTGATCCTAATAGTTATTGAGTTATTTGGTATTTGAATACCAGAAATTGTAAAATAAATAAATGAAGTGAGGTGCAGACTAACCAGAGGTGGCAAAATTCTTATGTTCCTATGATTAACTGGGTTCACCAGGAACGGATGCTGTGGGGGCCCAAAAGACCGCTCAGAATTAGAGAAGAGACCTGGAGTTCTTGGACCCAAGTGGAACCGGTTACCAGAATGATTTACCCCACTATGTAAGACACCATTATTGTGGCCTTGTTGGTAAGGGACTTGCACTCGTGTATGATCCAGTGGATTATGAGCTTGCATGCTATGCACAGCATGTTGATGAAAATAAGGTAAATGCCCTTGAGAAATGGTTGAAGGGCCATTCTGATATTCATGAAAGCCTCCATTCACTATTTCTGTGGCCCCTGAATGTGCAAATCTGCCTGCTGGAAGCAAGAGGTACCAATTATTTCCCCTGAAAAAACAAATCTGACAGCTGAAAGATATAAATGCTATCAATTGTACTTCGCTTCTGTCACAATTTCATTTTGTAGGTGGGACCATTTTTCTACTAAGCTTCTGACACTTAACATGTAAAGCTGAACTATTAGTTTAGCCATCAATGCACATTGCCAACAACTAAAAGATGCATTGAACAATGATTCTTATCCTTAGAAAGTACAACTCTTTCCGAATATGTTTTCATTATCAGTAGGAAACTCAGATCTGTTCTATTAGTTGCTTACGTACCTGGAACACTAGACATTGCATTGATGTATGACCACTGTGGTACTCCTTCCACAATTCCAGTTGCAGCCTGGGAAACCCAAGTAGTGCTGGCAGGTTGAAAGCACTGACTAGCATGACTTGATTGAAATGTATAGTTACCATGCTGTGCTGATTCTGGGTGAGCAGCCATCAAATTAAACCCATTTGATCCAGTAATGGAAGATCCTTCCACAGATGGCCAAGTGTTGTGGCTATGATATTCTGATGGGTTGAATGGTGTGACGTTAGGAAAAACATTTGACTCAAAAGAAGGATCCCATGGCCTatgtgtaggattttgagatgtaTGAGAGGATGAGCTTGAGCTTGCAGATCCATTAACAAAATGACAACTTCCTGCAACTGCGGCATTTTTCCTTTTAATGAATCCTCTAGCAGTTTCGCTGACATTTTCATTTCTAGTACTTCCATCCATACTTCCTGAGACAACTTGGTTTAAAGGCAATCCAAAGCTCTGAGCATGAGAGGCATATCTGTTCATAGATGTTGACATGCAAGGGTTGTACATATTTGATGGGAAGACAAAACCTGAATCAACGCCTAAATTTGGCGGAGAACTATGAACAGGCTGATGTGGATGATTCATGTTCATATTGTAGTAACCCTGTGTATCAGAAAGACCAGCATTCATAGCATTGCCTACAACTCTGACAGTATATTGACCGCCTTGGTCGGACAAATCATTCCCATTGTGAATTAAACTTTCAGAATGAACATGAGGATGCCCTCGCTCAGACTCAAGATCAATGACTTGGGGAGCGCATACCATTCGATATGCCATAACGCCAATTATTATCTGCCTTAGCTTTGATAAAGAACCACTGCAAGCTAAGTCAACAACTATGCTTTATCGTCACCTCTACCTGAAATCAAATTAGAAACCAACTGTTAGAATGAGATGAATAGATCTACAGTGCACACTTAAAATGCGA
The Aegilops tauschii subsp. strangulata cultivar AL8/78 chromosome 3, Aet v6.0, whole genome shotgun sequence genome window above contains:
- the LOC109767751 gene encoding ras-related protein RABA1f, with protein sequence MAVAYRAEEEYDYLFKVVLIGDSGVGKSNLLSRFARDEFSLDTRSTIGVEFATKTVRVDGKLVKAQIWDTAGQERYRAITSAYYRGAVGALVVYDVTRHITFENAERWLTELRDHTDANIVVMLVGNKADLRHLRAVSPEEARAFAERHRTFSMETSALEATNVEDAFTEVLGEIYRVVSKKALDIGDDPAAPPRGKTIDVGGKDDVTPVNTGGCCSA
- the LOC109767749 gene encoding probable E3 ubiquitin-protein ligase ZFP1 isoform X3; translation: MAYRMVCAPQVIDLESERGHPHVHSESLIHNGNDLSDQGGQYTVRVVGNAMNAGLSDTQGYYNMNMNHPHQPVHSSPPNLGVDSGFVFPSNMYNPCMSTSMNRYASHAQSFGLPLNQVVSGSMDGSTRNENVSETARGFIKRKNAAVAGSCHFVNGSASSSSSSHTSQNPTHRPWDPSFESNVFPNVTPFNPSEYHSHNTWPSVEGSSITGSNGFNLMAAHPESAQHGNYTFQSSHASQCFQPASTTWVSQAATGIVEGVPQWSYINAMSSVPAGRFAHSGATEIVNGGFHEYQNGPSTISQGHLPYFHQHAVHSMQAHNPLDHTRVQVPYQQGHNNGVLHSGVNHSGNRFHLGPRTPGLFSNSERSFGPPQHPFLVNPVNHRNIRILPPLHGAIMDFSRLYEGSNVVDEHRDMRLDIDSMTYEELLALEEHIGDVNTGLAKSHIVDKLKTSLYVPGATCVSNQSSEPSTENEACIICQEEYKAEDCVGILDCGHRYHAECLKQWLTVKNLCPICKTTALSAGRRSG
- the LOC109767749 gene encoding probable E3 ubiquitin-protein ligase ZFP1 isoform X1 yields the protein MAYRMVCAPQVIDLESERGHPHVHSESLIHNGNDLSDQGGQYTVRVVGNAMNAGLSDTQGYYNMNMNHPHQPVHSSPPNLGVDSGFVFPSNMYNPCMSTSMNRYASHAQSFGLPLNQVVSGSMDGSTRNENVSETARGFIKRKNAAVAGSCHFVNGSASSSSSSHTSQNPTHRPWDPSFESNVFPNVTPFNPSEYHSHNTWPSVEGSSITGSNGFNLMAAHPESAQHGNYTFQSSHASQCFQPASTTWVSQAATGIVEGVPQWSYINAMSSVPAGRFAHSGATEIVNGGFHEYQNGPSTISQGHLPYFHQHAVHSMQAHNPLDHTRVQVPYQQGHNNGVLHSGVNHSGNRFHLGPRTPGLFSNSERSFGPPQHPFLVNPVNHRNIRILPPLQHGAIMDFSRLYEGSNVVDEHRDMRLDIDSMTYEELLALEEHIGDVNTGLAKSHIVDKLKTSLYVPGATCVSNQSSEPSTENEACIICQEEYKAEDCVGILDCGHRYHAECLKQWLTVKNLCPICKTTALSAGRRSG
- the LOC109767749 gene encoding probable E3 ubiquitin-protein ligase ZFP1 isoform X4, with protein sequence MAYRMVCAPQVIDLESERGHPHVHSESLIHNGNDLSDQGGQYTVRVVGNAMNAGLSDTQGYYNMNMNHPHQPVHSSPPNLGVDSGFVFPSNMYNPCMSTSMNRYASHAQSFGLPLNQVVSGSMDGSTRNENVSETARGFIKRKNAAVAGSCHFVNGSASSSSSSHTSQNPTHRPWDPSFESNVFPNVTPFNPSEYHSHNTWPSVEGSSITGSNGFNLMAAHPESAQHGNYTFQSSHASQCFQPASTTWVSQAATGIVEGVPQWSYINAMSSVPGRFAHSGATEIVNGGFHEYQNGPSTISQGHLPYFHQHAVHSMQAHNPLDHTRVQVPYQQGHNNGVLHSGVNHSGNRFHLGPRTPGLFSNSERSFGPPQHPFLVNPVNHRNIRILPPLHGAIMDFSRLYEGSNVVDEHRDMRLDIDSMTYEELLALEEHIGDVNTGLAKSHIVDKLKTSLYVPGATCVSNQSSEPSTENEACIICQEEYKAEDCVGILDCGHRYHAECLKQWLTVKNLCPICKTTALSAGRRSG
- the LOC109767749 gene encoding probable E3 ubiquitin-protein ligase ZFP1 isoform X2, giving the protein MAYRMVCAPQVIDLESERGHPHVHSESLIHNGNDLSDQGGQYTVRVVGNAMNAGLSDTQGYYNMNMNHPHQPVHSSPPNLGVDSGFVFPSNMYNPCMSTSMNRYASHAQSFGLPLNQVVSGSMDGSTRNENVSETARGFIKRKNAAVAGSCHFVNGSASSSSSSHTSQNPTHRPWDPSFESNVFPNVTPFNPSEYHSHNTWPSVEGSSITGSNGFNLMAAHPESAQHGNYTFQSSHASQCFQPASTTWVSQAATGIVEGVPQWSYINAMSSVPGRFAHSGATEIVNGGFHEYQNGPSTISQGHLPYFHQHAVHSMQAHNPLDHTRVQVPYQQGHNNGVLHSGVNHSGNRFHLGPRTPGLFSNSERSFGPPQHPFLVNPVNHRNIRILPPLQHGAIMDFSRLYEGSNVVDEHRDMRLDIDSMTYEELLALEEHIGDVNTGLAKSHIVDKLKTSLYVPGATCVSNQSSEPSTENEACIICQEEYKAEDCVGILDCGHRYHAECLKQWLTVKNLCPICKTTALSAGRRSG